A genomic stretch from Malus domestica chromosome 15, GDT2T_hap1 includes:
- the LOC108169539 gene encoding uncharacterized protein isoform X1, translating to MSKKSINGQSNDATKRNQNITNSEYNTLFELDQRPKKVCRINRMHNSEDVYSRTNTFVLQNSSVEYQCSTSRSSADHCDIASVNESEMLDVTPLKKKLCRDDQKGKNVVSFSNNDQNTVEKTSDADNCTPMNKGQAFFQKNRNGVTKDYADLGDKSYKCVFCGAYFWLKESLKQSRKKNQPIFTVCCQQGKIIFPAPKPTPTFLNCLLDPNGRQKSLSFRKNIRAYNSMFSFTSMGAKIDHSINDGSSPYIFKISGQVCHLMGSLLPTDNEPPKFAQLYVYDTYNEVQNRLRAFNSQGNNRNLDSSIVQELIKIFDECNQLVKFFRTARDKFETDGLINLTMTLLGRQPRDSKQYDQPASDEIGGLIVGDIGLSDSNKDIIIDCKNEGLKRVTKLNPKFMALQYPILFPYGEDGYRLDLKWNENYKGPKTKRQRVPMRAYIAYQIQEREMCLTTLLKGGRLFQQYLVDSYATLEEDRLYYIKQNQKNLRSEIYKGIYDAMSRGDNDANNLGQKIVLLASYIGSPRYMINNYQDAMAICREYGHPDLFITFTCNVKWPEIIREFEKKPGFKPEDRPDIISRIFKMKLNDMLDFIKSGRPFGQVEANVCTIEFQKRE from the exons ATGTCTAAAAAGTCTATAAATGGTCAATCAAATGATGCTACAAAGCGAAACCAAAACATCACTAATAGCGAATATAATACACTGTTTGAGCTTGATCAGCGGCCAAAAAAAGTGTGTAGAATCAATCGTATGCATAATTCTGAAGATGTTTACTCTAGAACTAACACATTTGTTCTTCAAAATTCGTCGGTTGAATATCAGTGCTCCACCAGCAGATCTTCTGCTGACCACTGTGACATTGCATCTGTTAATGAAAGTGAAATGCTAGATGTGACCCCTCTTAAAAAGAAATTGTGCAGAGATGATCAAAAAGGGAAAAACGTTGTTAGTTTCTCAAATAATGATCAAAACACAGTTGAAAAAACCTCTGATGCTGACAATTGTACTCCTATGAATAAGGGCCAAGcctttttccaaaaaaatagaaacg GGGTTACGAAAGATTATGCGGACTTGGGTGATAAAAgttataaatgtgttttctgCGGTGCATATTTTTGGTTAAAAGAGTCTCTTAAACAAagcaggaaaaaaaatcaaccaattttCACTGTTTGTTGCCAACAAGGAAAAATTATATTTCCAGCTCCAAAACCAACACCGACTTTTCTAAATTGCTTACTTGATCCAAATGGACGTCAAAAGAGTTTATCATTTCGAAAAAATATTAGAGCTTACAACTCTATGTTCTCATTTACTTCGATGGGAGCAAAAATTGATCACTCAATTAATGACGGATCAAGTCCTTACATTTTTAAAATTAGTGGTCAAGTTTGTCATTTGATGGGATCCCTTTTGCCTACTGATAACGAGCCTCCAAAATTTGCTCAGTTGTATGTTTATGATACATATAATGAAGTACAAAATCGTCTAAGAGCTTTTAATTCTCAAGGAAACAATCGAAACCTTGATTCATCAATTGTTCAAGAGTTGATCAAAATATTTGATGAATGCAATCAGTTGGTTAAATTTTTCCGAACAGCTAGAGATAAATTTGAAACTGATGGTCTCATAAATTTAACAATGACTTTATTAGGCAGGCAACCAAGAGATAGCAAACAATATGATCAACCAGCAAGTGATGAAATAGGCGGTTTAATAGTTGGTGATATAGGTTTGTCTGACTCTAATAAAGATATCATTATAGACTGTAAAAACGAAGGATTAAAGCGTGTGACAAAATTGAATCCAAAATTTATGGCTCTTCAGTATCCTATTCTTTTTCCGTACGGTGAAGATGGATATAGGCTAGATTTAAAATGGAATGAAAATTATAAAGGCCCCAAAACAAAAAGACAGAGAGTACCTATGAGAGCTTATATAGCTTATCAAATTCAAGAAAGAGAGATGTGCTTAACTACATTGTTAAAAGGAGGTAGACTTTTTCAACAATATTTGGTTGATTCTTATGCAACACTTGAAGAAGATAGATTATATTAcattaaacaaaatcaaaaaaatTTGAGAAGTGAAATTTACAAGGGAATATATGATGCAATGTCAAGAGGTGATAACGATGCTAACAATTTAGGACAAAAAATTGTGTTGCTTGCTTCGTATATAGGAAGTCCTAGATATATGATTAACAATTACCAAGATGCTATGGCAATTTGTAGAGAATATGGTCATCCTGATTTGTTCATAACATTTACCTGCAATGTAAAGTGGCCAGAAATTATTagagaatttgaaaaaaaaccggGTTTCAAACCTGAAGACAGGCCTGATATAATTTCTagaatatttaaaatgaaacttaATGATATGCTTGATTTTATCAAGTCTGGAAGGCCCTTCGGTCAGGTTGAAGCAA ATGTTTGTACAATTGAGTTTCAAAAAAGAG aataa
- the LOC108169539 gene encoding uncharacterized protein isoform X2, with the protein MLDVTPLKKKLCRDDQKGKNVVSFSNNDQNTVEKTSDADNCTPMNKGQAFFQKNRNGVTKDYADLGDKSYKCVFCGAYFWLKESLKQSRKKNQPIFTVCCQQGKIIFPAPKPTPTFLNCLLDPNGRQKSLSFRKNIRAYNSMFSFTSMGAKIDHSINDGSSPYIFKISGQVCHLMGSLLPTDNEPPKFAQLYVYDTYNEVQNRLRAFNSQGNNRNLDSSIVQELIKIFDECNQLVKFFRTARDKFETDGLINLTMTLLGRQPRDSKQYDQPASDEIGGLIVGDIGLSDSNKDIIIDCKNEGLKRVTKLNPKFMALQYPILFPYGEDGYRLDLKWNENYKGPKTKRQRVPMRAYIAYQIQEREMCLTTLLKGGRLFQQYLVDSYATLEEDRLYYIKQNQKNLRSEIYKGIYDAMSRGDNDANNLGQKIVLLASYIGSPRYMINNYQDAMAICREYGHPDLFITFTCNVKWPEIIREFEKKPGFKPEDRPDIISRIFKMKLNDMLDFIKSGRPFGQVEANVCTIEFQKRE; encoded by the exons ATGCTAGATGTGACCCCTCTTAAAAAGAAATTGTGCAGAGATGATCAAAAAGGGAAAAACGTTGTTAGTTTCTCAAATAATGATCAAAACACAGTTGAAAAAACCTCTGATGCTGACAATTGTACTCCTATGAATAAGGGCCAAGcctttttccaaaaaaatagaaacg GGGTTACGAAAGATTATGCGGACTTGGGTGATAAAAgttataaatgtgttttctgCGGTGCATATTTTTGGTTAAAAGAGTCTCTTAAACAAagcaggaaaaaaaatcaaccaattttCACTGTTTGTTGCCAACAAGGAAAAATTATATTTCCAGCTCCAAAACCAACACCGACTTTTCTAAATTGCTTACTTGATCCAAATGGACGTCAAAAGAGTTTATCATTTCGAAAAAATATTAGAGCTTACAACTCTATGTTCTCATTTACTTCGATGGGAGCAAAAATTGATCACTCAATTAATGACGGATCAAGTCCTTACATTTTTAAAATTAGTGGTCAAGTTTGTCATTTGATGGGATCCCTTTTGCCTACTGATAACGAGCCTCCAAAATTTGCTCAGTTGTATGTTTATGATACATATAATGAAGTACAAAATCGTCTAAGAGCTTTTAATTCTCAAGGAAACAATCGAAACCTTGATTCATCAATTGTTCAAGAGTTGATCAAAATATTTGATGAATGCAATCAGTTGGTTAAATTTTTCCGAACAGCTAGAGATAAATTTGAAACTGATGGTCTCATAAATTTAACAATGACTTTATTAGGCAGGCAACCAAGAGATAGCAAACAATATGATCAACCAGCAAGTGATGAAATAGGCGGTTTAATAGTTGGTGATATAGGTTTGTCTGACTCTAATAAAGATATCATTATAGACTGTAAAAACGAAGGATTAAAGCGTGTGACAAAATTGAATCCAAAATTTATGGCTCTTCAGTATCCTATTCTTTTTCCGTACGGTGAAGATGGATATAGGCTAGATTTAAAATGGAATGAAAATTATAAAGGCCCCAAAACAAAAAGACAGAGAGTACCTATGAGAGCTTATATAGCTTATCAAATTCAAGAAAGAGAGATGTGCTTAACTACATTGTTAAAAGGAGGTAGACTTTTTCAACAATATTTGGTTGATTCTTATGCAACACTTGAAGAAGATAGATTATATTAcattaaacaaaatcaaaaaaatTTGAGAAGTGAAATTTACAAGGGAATATATGATGCAATGTCAAGAGGTGATAACGATGCTAACAATTTAGGACAAAAAATTGTGTTGCTTGCTTCGTATATAGGAAGTCCTAGATATATGATTAACAATTACCAAGATGCTATGGCAATTTGTAGAGAATATGGTCATCCTGATTTGTTCATAACATTTACCTGCAATGTAAAGTGGCCAGAAATTATTagagaatttgaaaaaaaaccggGTTTCAAACCTGAAGACAGGCCTGATATAATTTCTagaatatttaaaatgaaacttaATGATATGCTTGATTTTATCAAGTCTGGAAGGCCCTTCGGTCAGGTTGAAGCAA ATGTTTGTACAATTGAGTTTCAAAAAAGAG aataa